Within the Telopea speciosissima isolate NSW1024214 ecotype Mountain lineage chromosome 4, Tspe_v1, whole genome shotgun sequence genome, the region catcttcctcttcttcctcatcttcatctAGCTCAGAGTCATCCTAAACATCAGCCATCCTTGAACTACCTCTCCCTCTAGCATGTCCACGGCGTGAATATGTCACATCGGCTCTAGAGGTTGATGCTTGAGTTCTCCTTGGTCGGATGGGGGCTTCAATCGATGCCCCCATTGCTCTACCAACATCATCTCACGTGAGATCATCATTGGGATGGACTAAATCTTCCTCTGACTGGGTAACCATCCACTCACTAGACCAATCCAGCTCATCAAGAATTAGTGGatcatatgttttgtttttgcctTCCGGCTCACGTCTCTGTTGAAACCTTTCATGGAGGCGGCTATTGTATTGAACATAGACTAGATCATTCAAACGAGAATGTTCCAGTCTATTCCTCTTTTTGGTATGAatctgaattcataaacaagagagaacaaaaaagtcatttttcaataaaaagacataacaaaagtggaaaaaaaaaatctaaaaaataaattaaaagtaaatgtaatcatgtaaGTTAATACTTAATACTTACAAACTCAAATGTGCTCTAGTTGCGCTCGCaactagaagaagagcaacaaaggCCTAGTATGCGTCGTGCAAGCTTTGAAAGCTCAAAAGCACGACCTCCATTTGTACTCCACCAAGTaactataaaaatataataaaaaaactgaattaatagTAATACATCATAGACATAGTAGCATACAACGTAGGTACAAACTAAAAATACTAAGTTACTTACTAGGATTTATGGTTGTCCGTTGTCTAATCGCCATATCCCTCCCGAAACAACCCTTTGAATATCTATAATCATCAATTTGCAAAGTTATCTTGTCTTGTATAGCAGGGTCAACTACCAATCTGGTCATGACATCAACCAATGAGATGTGTAGATTGGCAATCAGTTCgccattttcattttccttgaaCATGAAAAATTTTCCGGGATTAAGAAATAGTGCGGCTCCATACAATGGACGCTCCATCTGACACTCCCAACGCCTGTCAATGATACTTATAATTTTCTTCCACAACCGTTCTTTATGTGCTAAATGTTCacgtattttcttttttgcctcTTCCATAGCAACATAAACTTCAGGCATTGCAGGCCtctcatcaccatcaacaatcctcaaaacaacaataagtGGCTTCGATGCTCTAATAAAATCCTCCACAGTGTTCCAAAATGGTACAGCAAACACCgtttcttccactttctttccAGCCTCTGTCTTTGACAAATTAGAACCCTTCCACTCATCAGAAATAAACAAatgcttcaatgcatccttatgcCTAACTAAGCTCGACATGTCAAACAAGCGAGTTGCAAATCTAGTAGCTGCAGCTCTCACAAGATCTTTTTGTCCAGCTTCTTTTCCTCATTGCATCAAGAAGACGTGTGTGCCTGTAGATGAAGGTGGTTATTTTTTTTGCCTTACCTATCACATTCTTAAAGTCTTTCAGACCACCTATATCCTCCAACATCAGGTCTAAACAATGAGCTGTACAAGAAGTCCAGTAtagctttcttctcttttccataaGCATTTTACCAGCCAACTTATAGTTTGCAACATTGTCAGTCACAACTTGAATGACAtaatcctcaccaatctcatcaatTTTGTTATCAAGCAATTCAAATAGCATTTGTGCACTTTGAACCATACCAGATGCATCAACAGATCCCATGAAATAAGTCCCTCTCGGACGAGTTAACGAGAAAATGAATTAAGTGCCTTCCCCGTTTATCCGTCCATCCATCGGACATAAGAGTGCACCCATACgcttccaatactcttcatattTTTCTTCATCTCTGCAGTTTCATTCACAGCATTTCTTAACAATGGCACTCTCACTTGATGATATGAAGGTGGAATATATCCAGAACCATATTGTGCAATAGACTCGCACATCACCTCAAAGGTCCTTGCCTTAATAGCATTGAATGGGATACCTTGCTGATACAACCACTTAGCAATGTGATAATCAACTCTAGCTTTTTGTTCTGGTGTCCTAAAACGGTTCTCTATAGTAGTCTGAGTAGAACTACTATTATGCCTCTCATTGACTACTTGCTCAGAGTCCATCTAacatgagcatccatgggaccCCTTACTTGAGGTGAgtaacctttcttttcttagcaaTTGTCCCGAGCTAGGAGCCACCCTAGCAACGTAGGAGTCCGGGATTGTCCTTCTAGTGTATCTTCCGATTGTATTTGCCCTCCAACTTCTACAGCattatcatcaccatcatcatcatccaatacttctgtaatttgtttcttcttttttttatttagagctTCCCTCATCACTTGAGAAATAGAATCATTCGTCTTGGTACACTTAATAACGTCTCCATATCCACCCACCAAatgttgcttcaatcttttaATTCCACAACTCATTTCTTTGCCACAAAGGGTGCATTTAACAACATTCTTGTTTGTTAGATCTGGCCAATACCCATACTTCCACCCAGGGTCATTTGATTTGGCCTTTCTTCGGGTCTTTGCTTGGATCATATCCTGGAGTAGCTCCAGATTCTTACAATATTTTCACCCCACTACTAATTGGTGTAAAACCATCCATTAGTTGAGTGAAAGACACTAGTAGACTACAaaggtaacaaaacaaaaaaaaaaaaacaattaaactgATTTTTAGCATATTAACATTAAGCTGAACTAGGATGGAATACAGtcaaaacacaaaatccaagtactggtttttagcagattaacattaatggatggaggggaaaaaaaactgaaattatggaGTTGAATATATGCTTGCTTGCTGTTGTGTGTGTGACATCGTGAGTCTGTGATCGAGACTCGTGAGTGAAATCGGTGAATAGTGATGGACTACCGGCtgtaataactattaaatccctcccccttgtctctcgactctctcttgtctctgtgtgtgtaagtGTAATCGTGTATGTGTGGGCCTGTAGTCGTGGGCTCgtgtgcaaggtaagaagaagaaaaatcaaaaacaaacaCCTTCTCTGTGATTGTGCAACCCCAGCAATCGCaaggcaagaaaaaggaaaaaaaaaaaaaacagagatagttcggctgtaataaatccctcccccttcgtctctcaactctctccctgtctctgtgtgtgacacttgtgtgtatgtgtgcacTGTGcgaggcaagaagaagaagaaaaaatgcaaGGCAAGAAGTCCCAAGGTCTCATGATCGTAAGCAAGCTagttgcaaggcaagaagaagaaaaaagaaagaaaaaaaaaaccgagaggactatGGTTACAACACACGATcggaataaatccctcccctctctctcgaCTATGTCCCTGTCTCTCGTGAATCTCTCGTGTGATcgtacaagcaaagaagaaaaaaaaaaaaaaaaaaaaaccgagaagGCTATGGTTACAAGACGATGGAATGAATCCCTCCCCTCTCGCTCTCGACTATGTCCCCTGTCTCGTGAtgtacaagcaaagaagaaaaaagaaaaagaaaataaaaaccgaGAGGAGTCGAGGACTACTAATCGAAATAAATCCCcgtgtctctcgactctctccctatCACCTGTGTGTAAATGTGGCGtgcaaggcaagagaaaaataaaaataaaaacgataCTACTAGTCGTAGTAGTGATCGGAGGTGGGAGGAGatgaatcaagaagaagaagttaagaagaagaagaagaggtctacCTCGGGAGGAGGAagcaaggcaagagaaaaattacaaaaaaaacgATACTCATGGCCGTAATCACTACCTGGAGGTCGGGAGgagaagaatcaagaagaagaagttaagaagaagaagacgaggtcTCATGGCGCgcctgggaggaggaagaagatccaaattaaaAATTTACTTACTTGGAGAGTTGGAGTCCTGGAGATTGCCGGAGAATCGGAGAAGTTCGAACTTCGAAATTGTTCAAGGTCGCGAGACTCGAGAGTTGCAGAAGCGAGGAAGTTACCGTTGCCGCTTGAGTCACGATCCCTCTCCTCTCGATTTTCCTTTTGcgatttctaattttctatttcCCCCATTAGGGTATAACCGTATAAGACTATAAGAGTATAAGTTattatgtttatttaagttttatgataatgtgtattgtaggtgtaacttgaaaaagttacacctccaatacacattaacgaaaaagcatctaagttattaaatcgtttttaaaaatacatatatatataaacctgacttttatacattaaatgttcaaatatcggtcgacatacccatatatcgtggtatggcgtccatggcgacgccatatcgctcgatatttatacatatacCATGGCGGATCTCGATATGCCCTTTcccccagcgccaggacgccatggcgacgccatgacaactatgaccaCAGGTGCTCCAAAACAGACGTTTGGGGTGAAATCTACATCTTCTGAACAGAATGGAGTGAAGAGGCCCTATGGGAAGGAGCAGATGTCACCTGGTGgcaaaaagaaatcaaagggaAGCCGAAGTAAAGGAACCCCTGCCGCAGAGTTCCCAAAGGAAAGCTTGAAGGTTGTTTCGTCTTCAGCAtcaaaagataagaagaaaaacagTCAACCTGATGATTACCCttctaaaagaaaattagaTGATGTAAAATCACACAAAGACTTGGCGAAGACCATGGACAACCATAGGGATTTAACTGGTGATTCAATAGTGGTGCAAGCTGAGGATAGAGTAGACTCACTGGAAATGCCTTTTAAAGACCGGTGGAATGACTCAAAGTCTGAGTTTTTTGATAAAGAAATCCACACATTGGCAGACAATCCAAAAACAGATTAAGTGGTAAAAAGATTGATAATCAATTGAGATCAGAGGCATCAAGGGCAACCCTGCCAACTGCTTCTTTAATGCAAAATGGGTCTGTTCCTGATGCAGTTCATCCCCCTTCTGTTGTTATAAAGAAAATTGGGTTGCCTGTGATAAGTGTCAAAAATGGAGGCTTCTACCTTTTGGCATAGAGCCCACGGTCCTTCCAGAGAAGTGGTGGTGCAGCATGCTTAAAAAACAGAGTATCCACAGGATTAAAAAAAGAGTAAACATCGCCGGAGTTGGTTGTCGACAGCTTGAGCTGTAGCTTGGAAGATGATAGATTTTTGAgtaatttttaagaaaatttacTCAAAGGGTAAATTCGACATTGTCACTTTGGATGGTAACTcttactaagagggtaaaattgtcattttatctTTTGGGGCTAAccttgcttaacgtcagggggaaggttgacagttttgcaaaatttagggtgtacttgccatttcgaatagttatagggggtgtccgtgaaatttgccctaaaTTATATAGGGAGATGGTAAAAGATTAACCATCGCAGAAAATTATATTTGGCTacagaatatttttttttaaccatcgCCATAAATGCAGTTTGTTGTAGTGCAACATCtagtttacccaaaaaaaaagaaggaagaagacgatCCAACATCTAAATAGGAAAAATCAACATCCGCATTTAAATAACTTATCTTAATTTAGGAACCACAtcacagtaaaaaaaaaaggcagtaCTTAGAGAACACTAATTGACCagtataaataaaataaaacacagCAACTAGTAAGAGCCACAAAGCATATAGAGCTAATGCCTAGTAGTTGCTGCCAAGAACTCCTAATTATGCACATCACACCTAATCTTTTTCCATATTCAATGGGAACTCTTCAAGCCAAATTGGTCGGTTTACATTCAAAACCTACTTACCAAGGAAGACAACAATAGCTAACATATTTATTGCATCCCATCAATAATCATCTCAGCCCTATCATTCTTATCCTGGGGAATTCCAGTATTTGAAGATCTTATTGAGTGGGTTACAGCTGGGTTTCAATTTAAAGTTAGCTGTGAGTGAATTGTGTTTAATTAGTCTACTCATCTTTATGTGCGATGGGGCCATAATTGATACTGGTATTTGTGAGTTGTGATTGGTTGTAATGTTAATTTCTCTCATGCACTTGGGATGTAGATCTTAATGACTGGGTTACAGCTGGGTTTCAATTAAGTAAGACTAAAACATAATTACTTGTTACAGCTATTCACTCTGGACACTGGATTAATATTGTTAAGTAAAGTTCTCCTGTGCCTTCTCTGGTCCTTTGTTTACTTTCAATCTCCATTCTTATCTCCTTACCTTTTCTTTAGGTTTAACTAAGTCTATAGAGGAAGAAAAGCTTGTGAACTTAATTGGggtgtttttcttttagaacTAAGCTTTCCTTCACCCATAGAGAAGCAAGGATTTCTTCTCTACTAGTGACATGTGATTGAAGCTTGGGGAAAACCTCCCAAACAATCTCTTTAAAACAACGTGGCCATCATCACAAACATGATAATTCTTAAACATAACTTAGTAAACTAAGAAAGGTAGTGCCTAGTGGTTATTGCAAAGAACTCCTGTGgatcccccccaaaaaaataaaatagaataaaataaaataaagcactcaGCCAAGATCTGTTCCTCGCCAAGTACCTCTATAAACAATATTATGAACAATCTATAAGTTAAAAATTGTACACAGCCCATCATATAGCTATATGATGAAATCATTGAGAAACTAAGGTATAAAGGTAACGAGTGAAGATGTTTTGCATAACCCAATCCAAACCATAGTTGAATCGGTGATAATTGGTGTTGGGATTCAATTAGAATTCACCAATTCAGCCAATCTAATTATATGATTCCTAAAATaatgatgtccaaaaatataatataactAAATGCATAGATAATATGAAATTAAGGTTTATTTAAATTGTATGGCCTTACCGAAATTGCCGAGTCTACTCATTCCAAGGAGAATCATTAACCCAAATGGTCTTATTCTCTTATAAGCTCCAACATTTTACTAGTGGTATAGCAAACTCCAGAAAAGATTAAAACGCAGATCCAGCAGAGACAATGCCCCAAAGAAACTCGCATCAGCTTCTGTATCTGCTTCTGTAACTGGAATGCCTTCTGCACtgaaatcatataaaaaccacaGATTTATATATGGCGACAAACATTGTTAGTTGAATGGAATGGAAAGGTTGACAGACACCAGTAGCTCATACCGATAACTATCGGTTCGCGGAAGTAAGGATCAAAATGAGAGAAGAACAAATCGTCGTTCAATCTCTTCACAGTTACTAGATCTACGCGTAGCAGAAGAAAGAAAGCGAGAAAAACCCTAAAGCGGAGGGCGACAGCTCACGAGAGAGGAACCAAAGCTTATTATCAAGGAAACCGGGAGGCAGAGCGCTGAAAAGGAAACGAGGTTTGGTAAAGTGGTTTTGGTGTTATCGGGAACTCAGTCACGGTAACTTTAAAgctaaaataattaaatattggTTGGACAGGTTCCCAGACATCTTTCTGACCATACTTCCATGTGCCTAGTTCAGTTCAACTTTTTGCCTTTTGGACTATCATGGATCGTAGACCCACTACAGCTAAGAGGGAAGGCTTGACAAGACAAGCATTAGGACGAAAATTTGTTGTTACACAAGGCTggtagccaaggaaatggaatctaaaagcgtattttagaaaatacctaaacttaggagggtatttgtgaacccaagtGAATTATTTCTTTTCCACTTATAGCAGTAAAATTTTTTCCGAGAGAACCTAAACTACCCAGGGGTCGGGGAGGGAGAACTTAGAAAGTAGGGGGAAATAGGCCGGGTTGGGCCagatttttaaaaccccagtccAATCCTAAGTCTTTTTACTCAGTCCAAGCCCAACCCGCCCCAGATCGGGTTGAGATATCGATCTCACCGTGTCCaacccttagttagtaagttcggaacggcaattgaacggaaCTGATAcatacggcaattaaacggactagacttgaataatacttttaaaaattcGCTTCATAAAAcgatacggtaataatacgatcACGcttaatacgtgtataatacggcatagacgcaataatacttttaaaaaacggcatatattcattatataacatgcattcaccacctaataaacaaaataatatcatgattttataaactaaaataaacacaataatataatatcttatattacatctctaagattagcacttaaaatatcaaaatatcaataaagtaGTCTCTAAACGAGAGAGACCCACACCCCATAGtggagaaggtttttttttttttttggttgaaccaTAGTGGAAAATGTGAGAATTTTCAACCCAAAGTGAAGTTGAGGTTAGATttccacaaaattccaatttCAGACAATgagaataagaataaaacagaaataaggAGACCTGCAAGGCATCTTAAAACGAGAACACAACAActgaagctaaaaaaaaaaaaggaaaaattatgtgATTAACTACAAATGAGAATAGGGAAAAAAATAGGAAACTTGCTGtttaccaaattaattaatcctTGTAGATAAGAGTGAAACAGAGGATAGGTGAACGTGGATTGTGgtgaaactgaaaataaaaaaggtttccGCTTCTATTTTCCATGGAGATGCAGTTGGAACTTGTGATTTTTCGTTTGATTAGCAAACAATAAAATAGAGAAAGGGATACTAACCACAGTGGAAGAAGTTCTTCCGAAGAacaacaatggaagaagaaataaacaagGAGAAACGTCGCACGCTTCACGACGTCATTGCCGCCATCGCCGCTGGCcgctgccgctgccgctgccATTGCCGCTCGCCGCTGTGCCCGCTGTCGCCAGCCGCCGGCGATGTTGTTGCTTGCCGAAGCTTTGACGATAGCGGTGTTGAACAGAGAGATGGAGGGGCCGCCGCCGTTGCCTTCTAGGGTTGGACTTTGGAGTGAAAAcgcaaatcacaaaagaagagaaagtgaaatcgtggaaaaattctaatctttgggggttttttttttttttttttttttaaaacattagagtaaaatttaaaaagtatAAAACGTATAATACCCaattatacgagtataatacgCGATCGATTAAAAACgcgttttttataaaaatatcgGAAAGTGCGGACGGAGTATTATGCGTTCAAAAATTCGGCAcgcatataatacgcgtattatacgccatacttactaactaaggtccaACCTGGCACAGCCTTGATTGACCCTTATTGGGCTAGGTTAAGCCAAGTTGGCCTTGATTGATCCTATTTTTGCGACCCTAACTGACACATCTTTTTTTCCATTTGCGTcttcctatgcattaaaaaaatgagaaacatgTGATTGGATATTGGTTgttttcatactcaattgactattagatttttcttcgggttaaaaaatttagtcaaatcttaaaattttaaacgcTTTCGTTCTATAGATAAttagaccttttttttttggtaaaccaatagataattagatactaaaacaaaaattgtaatatGTAAAcactaaattgtaaagcataacctagcACAAGGTCGGGTTGAGCTGGGTTGGGCCGGACTTAACCAAGGCTTCAACCTTGGCCCAGCTCGACCCTAACACTGGGCCTGAAaattccaaccctaacccacccgcAGGGTTGaaaaaatccagcccaggcTCTTTTTGGGCTCAGGGTGGACCAGGCGGGCTCCAGCCGACAtagccaaacttacacccctactaGAAAGGGTGCCATTTAATGGCAATAATGTGACCAGGAGAGTTGATTCCATGACCTCGTCAGGGACATGCACTTCAACTGGCACTTGTTCAACCTCATTGcaatggttttttattttttattttatatatatatatttttttattttttatttttttttgagaaattgGAATAAAGGATTTTACCATTGGATTATACATAtagtaaaatgatcaaaatattcTTCAAATTTCAATGCAAAAGTTTTGTATCTAAATTAATAGATTTTCACTGAGATTTTAAAAATAGGGgaattattaatgtaacaaggctctgttatttatccaaacataacaagacaccTACTACCCTCCTTAAACTACAGTTTAGGACGCATTTGGAAATAATTTTATAAGGATAGTTGAGTAAAATCAAATTCATTgcttaaaaatagaaaaaactcataaattttaaattaattttttaataaggGATTAAATCGTAATTCTGCACTACCATCCAATGGCCAATTATGAAAGCCCAAAAAATCACCCCCTTTATGAgagttcctcctcctttgtctctcctctctcacgacGCTACGATCGACGACCAAACCAGAATCTGTTCTCTCCTCTCCAGGCTTCTCTCCGACAATGGTACGACACCCTTACGCCGACGCACCCTCACGCGATGGTAGATAAAGGAATCCGTCAAAGCCGCTGCTTCCATTGGCGACTTCTACCCTAAAAGCCCTAAATCGAACAAATCCCTTTCTCTCTCAGGACGACCAAACTAGATGGTAGAGAAAGGAATCTCCCTCTGCAACGCAATTTCATACTCTGCTCGTCTTCGTCTCCTCGATAAGATGCCTTGGTTGGACAAGCGAGCTCTGGTCGAGAGCACCATAGTTGAAATGGGTCTTCAAGACTGTGCCGATACAGTAATCGGGAACTGGCACTTGCGAGGGATCATTGGGGGAGAGAAGTGAAGGGTCAGTATTGCTCTTGAGATCCTGATGAGACCCAGATTGGTCTTCCTTGACGAGCCAACCAGCGGACTTGATAGGTAATTAATTAGATTCTGACATCATCAGTTACCAACCATCTAATATTTCAACAGCTAGCAGAGTAAGAGTGCATTTGGTAACGCTCTGAACAGTgttctgaacagttcttttgttcaaaaagaacaaaaaaacatgaaaaagtgtttggctttgcggttcgttttttcgttcttttagaatGAACCGGAGGTCTTGATcaccaaaagaacgttctttgcagaccgtctCTGAGACAGTCtgtaaagaacaagaacgaATGGAAGGGGACAAAATTTGGAAACCCGTGAGGAGTATTGTGGAAGgaaggggtctctttggccgtggaagtttggagaagaagaaccagagcTCGATCTGCAACCCTTCAggtgagatctctctctctccctctctatctctcgtaGTCTGCATCTCTCTTGCattgtttccctctctctctctctctctctctctctctctctctctctctctctctctccctcactgTCTCTGTGTCGttctctcgctctttccctctctctgtctctctctctccctctcatactcTCCCTCTCACTGTCTCTGTGTCTCACTCTCTGACGATTTATGcaattttttccccatttttgtCTCAGGAATAGGATCAGCACCCCTTTAATCAGCACTCCTCAACCAAAAAGGTTTGGGCTTCAGggatttttttgagaaaaattgattttagGTATTCTCTGTTCTAGGTATACAATTTATGGATTTTATTCTCTGCTCTAggtattaattttttgttttgtaaattTGATGTTGCACCTCCCTAGTCATCATACATATGTGTGTTGTGaaagtttgatttgatttggtaaTCAGATctctttattcccttttttcAATTTGAGTAAACCGATTTGTTTGGGCTCCCTGTTAttggtaccaccaccaccaccaccaccgtatGTAGATGTAGTAGTTGAGCAGAAGCTGCTGCAGGGCCTCTTATTAATAGCACTGAGATAGTCGAGAAGGAAAGCCATGCTCTATGTTTCTTACTTACTGACTGTACCTGCTGCTGCTTCGTTTTTCTGTAGATGTAGTAGTGATTATTAggctttgaagaagaagatattgtGAGGTTTATCAATTGCTGCTGCTTCCTTTTTCTGAGGGTTGGGGAACTGTTATTAAGAGAGTTGAGATTGATTTCTTAGTTGTATCAAGGTGTTCAATGCTAACCAATTACGGCCTGTTAGTGCCACATTTGCATGCAGCCATACAGCCACAGGAGGCAgaactcttttcttcttcttttgtttttttttgggagggaggTGAATCATGGGGTGAAAATTGTTAGCCTGGTGGTAAAGTCTCTGTTGTTGGTACTTCATGTAGTTGAGACTGAGGAGACTTAAGATCAAGTCCTACCTCAGATGGGGTTATTGGGTTTTTGGGGAGGGGGTCATGGAGTGGGGTGTGAGTGGGGTGTTTCCTTGCATTACCAAAAAACTATGAGCAGAGCCATGGGCTGAAAATCATGGCTCAACCTTGCTACTGATTAGaccaagatatatatatttggccATAAGAAGCATCAGGTAATGTAACATAAACTTCATGTGGCAATAATGGAGAAACATTTCATAATCACCCACTGTCTCATAAATAATTTTGTAATAGTAGGGTAAAGGATTGCAATTAGGTCCTCTTACTTAGTAGGATTTTGTAACATAAACTTCATGTGGCAATAATGGAGAAACATTTCATAATCACCCACTGTCTCATTAATAATTTTGTAATAGTAAGGAAAATCATGTGTTTGTTAGATCTGATATGCTTATATAAATGTCCAATATGCATACTCAATCTAGAAAATGTTGTGGttacctattgcattccatTTAATATATATGTTCACAGTTGGCAATGTTTGTGgcttttaattttgaaaaacaaatcCATCTATTAACTCAAGTTGACATTTTCTGTTTGCAATTTTTAAGGTAAGAATTCATTCTCACGCCCTTGTTATGATATCAAAACGGTCCATTCTCGTTGTGTCATATG harbors:
- the LOC122659067 gene encoding uncharacterized protein LOC122659067, producing the protein MGSVDASGMVQSAQMLFELLDNKIDEIGEDYVIQVVTDNVANYKLAGKMLMEKRRKLYWTSCTAHCLDLMLEDIGGLKDFKNVIATRFATRLFDMSSLVRHKDALKHLFISDEWKGSNLSKTEAGKKVEETVFAVPFWNTVEDFIRASKPLIVVLRIVDGDERPAMPEVYVAMEEAKKKIREHLAHKERLWKKIISIIDRRWECQMERPLYGAALFLNPGKFFMFKENENGELIANLHISLVDVMTRLVVDPAIQDKITLQIDDYRYSKGCFGRDMAIRQRTTINPSK